The following proteins come from a genomic window of Thermoproteus sp.:
- the argC gene encoding N-acetyl-gamma-glutamyl-phosphate reductase has translation MKACIIGASGFTGGELLRILLQHSGVEVVCATSRKFKGEYVYRIHPNLRGFTNLKFVEPSVDVALKADVVFLALPHGESVKWVPQLYEHGLMVVDLSADFRLKDPKAYMEWYKWPQPHPYPDLLKKAVYGLPELHRDELPGAKLIASPGCTATASIMALAPLAKYGIIGPLPPVVDVKMGSSGAGAEGSVLDMHSHRTYVIRPYEPVHHRHIAEVEQELSRLAGREVKVAYTPHAVDAVRGILSTAHVFTDRDVDEPTLWKAYRAMYGDAKFVRLVKDRAGLARYPNIKYILGTNIVDVGFEIDARIKRVVAFAALDNLVRGAAGQAVQAFNIAAGFPEEEGLKMIPLNPI, from the coding sequence ATGAAGGCTTGTATAATAGGGGCCTCCGGATTCACCGGCGGGGAGCTACTGCGCATCCTGTTGCAACACAGCGGCGTCGAGGTGGTCTGCGCCACATCGAGGAAATTCAAGGGCGAATACGTCTATAGGATACACCCCAACTTGAGGGGCTTCACCAACTTGAAGTTCGTAGAGCCCAGCGTCGATGTGGCGCTGAAGGCCGACGTGGTGTTCTTGGCGCTCCCCCACGGCGAGTCGGTCAAATGGGTGCCCCAGCTCTACGAGCACGGCCTCATGGTGGTGGACCTCAGCGCGGACTTCAGGCTTAAGGACCCCAAGGCATATATGGAGTGGTACAAATGGCCCCAGCCCCACCCCTATCCCGACCTGTTGAAGAAGGCCGTCTACGGCCTCCCCGAACTACATAGGGACGAACTGCCCGGCGCCAAGCTCATAGCCTCTCCCGGCTGCACGGCGACGGCCTCCATAATGGCGCTGGCGCCTCTAGCGAAATACGGCATTATAGGCCCTCTGCCCCCCGTGGTCGACGTCAAGATGGGCTCCTCCGGCGCGGGCGCCGAGGGGTCCGTGCTCGATATGCACAGCCACCGCACCTACGTCATAAGGCCCTACGAGCCGGTACATCACAGACATATAGCAGAAGTAGAGCAGGAGCTGTCCCGGCTGGCCGGGAGGGAAGTAAAAGTGGCCTATACGCCCCACGCAGTGGACGCAGTCAGAGGCATTTTGTCCACAGCCCACGTGTTTACAGATAGAGATGTGGATGAGCCGACCTTATGGAAGGCCTATAGGGCCATGTACGGCGACGCTAAATTCGTCAGGCTGGTGAAGGACAGGGCGGGGCTGGCCCGCTACCCCAATATAAAATACATATTGGGCACCAACATCGTTGACGTCGGCTTCGAGATCGACGCCAGGATAAAGAGAGTAGTGGCGTTCGCGGCGCTGGACAACTTGGTGAGGGGAGCCGCCGGGCAGGCGGTGC